The sequence below is a genomic window from Methanoculleus sp. 7T.
AAGAGGGGATTTGAGATCCCGCATACAAGTTAGATCGCCCGGTAGAAAGTGCCCCTCTTCTCCCGCACGGGCTCGATCAGGCCCCCGGCTTCGAGGACCCTCAGGCACTTTGCAACCTCGGCCGGGCGGAGGCCGAGAAGGGCGGCCAAGTCGCCCTGTGTGCAGGGCCGGCGCCTGATCGTCGCAAGGATGATCTCCCCGGCATCCTCGACCTCCGGCGGCAGCGCCCGGTCCCTGCACGCCGCCCCGATAACCTCCGCGTTCTCGCCGAGCCTCGATGCGATCCGTTCGAGAGCCAGAGGCGGTGCCGGCCGAACCCAGACCTCGGTGCCGGGCCGATCGAGGGTGTTTACCTGCACGCGGTCAGGGCTAATCGCCGCGACGGCTTCAAAGAGACGTCGGATCTCATCCTCCGTGTCGTTCTGACCGGGGACGATGAAGACCTCGAGCCATATCTCGCCGCCGAACTCACGGGCAAAGGCCGTGAGCCCAGCAAGCACCTGCCCGGCGGTGAGGCCGGGAGAGGGGCGGTTGATCTTGCGGAAGACCTCTTCGGAGACAGCATCGAGCGACGGTACGACGAGGTCTGCCCGCATGAGGGCGGCCCTGACATCCGGGTCGGCGAGGAGCGCGCTCCCCGTCAGCACGGCAACGCGATAGCGGGGGTAGCGGTCTTTGATGAAGGAGATGACCTCGCCGATGCCCGTATGAAGCGTCGGCTCCCCCGAGCCTGCGAACGTGATGTAGTCGAGGTCCGGCGCCCGAGCGAGATAATCGTCGAGTTCCGCGACGACGCGTTCCGTCGGGACGTACTCGCGCCGTTCGCAGGTGAGGTCGGTCGTCCGTCCGCACTCGCAGTAGACGCAGTCGAATGTGCAGGTCTTGTGCGGCACGAGGTCGACCCCGAGCGACACGCCCAGGCGCCGAGAGAGAACCGGGCCGAAGAGGTAGCGGTATGCCATAGGGTTTATCCGGATCATCATTCGGCATGAGAACTCATCAGCGTTCACCTGGCTGCAACGACCCTCGGAGCCTGTGCCGGGCACTCCCTTGGGCCGGATGAAGACCGGGGGATTCCGTGCCGAACCGGCAGAAACTCTGCGGTGCGCAAGGTGTCCGAAGGCACCTGTTCCGAATCTATTTAACGTCCGAGTCGGAACATTCTGTATGTTCGGCGTCTCCACCTACTGCCTTCACCGCGAGCCGCTCTCCGCGGCACTCGATAAACTCGCTCCCGTAACCGATTGCGTGGAGGTGATGGACGAAGGGCTGCATTACCTCGAAAATACGGAGCCGCTTGAGAGTTACTCGTACCTCTACTTCATCCATGCACCGTCCCGGGGGGTCAACATCGCAAGCATCCTCGAGCCAATCCGAAGGGCGAGCGTCGAGGTCCTGACGCAGACGTTTTCCATCGCCGCCGAGATCGGAGCGGATGTGGTCGTCCACCCGGGCTACTATGCGTGGACCCAAGAACGGGGACGGGCCGCGGAGAAGTTCCAGCAGTCGCTCACCGAACTGACGGCGGCCGCACGTGACCTCTCGGTCACGTTCTTCGTCGAGAACATGGGGAACTGGGAGTACTTCTTCCTGCGCTCCTGCGAGGACCTGCCGCTCATCGACGGGATCGGGCTTGCGCTCGACGTCGGCCACGCACACCTGAACGGGTGTCTGGATGCATTCCTCGCCCACCCGGCGGCGCACTACCATCTGCACGACAACAGCGGCACCGAGGATACGCACTCGCCGGTCGGGGCCGGGACGATCGATTTTGCGGCCGTGATGGACGCCGTGCGCAGGAGCAACGTCATCCCCGTCGTCGAGGTGGACACCCTCGAGGGGGTAACCGCCAGCATCGGCGCGCTTGAGGCGATCGATGCCGCTCGCGCGGGGGAATAAGGTCGGCCTTACCCAGTTTTCCCCTCGGCTTCAGCCGTAACCTTTTATAGGGAAAAACTCCAACATAATTGGTGCGTCAAGCCTCAGTGGCTCAGCCGGTAGAGCGCGTCCTTGGTAAGGACGAGGTCGCGAGTTCGATTCTCGCCTGAGGCTCTAAGAAGCCCAGTTCTTAATCCCTTCTTAAAAATAAGCCCATAACGTCGAGATTTTCACATTGGTTTTGAACAGCGCTATTTCCACCGCGCGCATTGTGAATATGGCGCGGCGTGAGGTCGGTTGCTCGTCCCGGGTAGGACGTTTAAATGGGGTGGTTTAAGATGGGTGGGGCTATGCCTTCGTCGATGCGGTGCTCTTCTGCACCAGGCCGCGCCACTCCTCC
It includes:
- a CDS encoding radical SAM protein; amino-acid sequence: MAYRYLFGPVLSRRLGVSLGVDLVPHKTCTFDCVYCECGRTTDLTCERREYVPTERVVAELDDYLARAPDLDYITFAGSGEPTLHTGIGEVISFIKDRYPRYRVAVLTGSALLADPDVRAALMRADLVVPSLDAVSEEVFRKINRPSPGLTAGQVLAGLTAFAREFGGEIWLEVFIVPGQNDTEDEIRRLFEAVAAISPDRVQVNTLDRPGTEVWVRPAPPLALERIASRLGENAEVIGAACRDRALPPEVEDAGEIILATIRRRPCTQGDLAALLGLRPAEVAKCLRVLEAGGLIEPVREKRGTFYRAI
- a CDS encoding sugar phosphate isomerase/epimerase family protein; translated protein: MFGVSTYCLHREPLSAALDKLAPVTDCVEVMDEGLHYLENTEPLESYSYLYFIHAPSRGVNIASILEPIRRASVEVLTQTFSIAAEIGADVVVHPGYYAWTQERGRAAEKFQQSLTELTAAARDLSVTFFVENMGNWEYFFLRSCEDLPLIDGIGLALDVGHAHLNGCLDAFLAHPAAHYHLHDNSGTEDTHSPVGAGTIDFAAVMDAVRRSNVIPVVEVDTLEGVTASIGALEAIDAARAGE